Proteins encoded in a region of the Drosophila teissieri strain GT53w chromosome 4, Prin_Dtei_1.1, whole genome shotgun sequence genome:
- the LOC122622832 gene encoding 40S ribosomal protein S3a: MAVGKNKGLSKGGKKGGKKKVVDPFSRKDWYDVKAPNMFQTRQIGKTLVNRTQGQRIASDYLKGRVFEVSLADLQKDIDPERSFRKFRLIAEDVQDRNVLCNFHGMDLTTDKYRSMVKKWQTLIEAIVEAKTVDGYLLRVFCIGFTAKDQQSQRKTCYAQQSQVRKIRARMTDIITNEVSGADLKQLVNKLALDSIAKDIEKSCQRIYPLHDVYIRKVKVLKKPRFDVSKLLELHGDGGGKSVEAVVSSEGAVIDRPEGYEPPVQEAV, translated from the exons ATGGCAGTTGGCAAAAATAAAGGTCTCTCCAAGGGTGGCAAGAAGGGCGGTAAAAAGAAGGTGGTGGATCCGTTTTCGCGCAAGGATTGGTACGATGTTAAAGCACCGAATATGTTTCAAACCCGCCAAATCGGTAAAACACTTGTAAACCGTACCCAGGGTCAAAGAATAGCGTCGGATTATTTAAAGGGTCGCGTTTTTGAGGTGTCTTTAGCTGACTTGCAAAAGGATATTGATCCAGAACGTTCTTTTCGCAAGTTCCGTCTGATTGCAGAGGATGTTCAAGACCGAAATGTGCTTTGTAACTTTCATGGCATGGACTTGACTACGGACAAGTACAG GTCAATGGTTAAAAAGTGGCAAACACTAATTGAAGCTATTGTTGAAGCAAAGACTGTAGATGGGTACCTCTTGCGAGTGTTTTGTATCGGATTTACTGCCAAGGATCAGCAGTCTCAGCGCAAGACATGTTATGCTCAACAATCGCAAGTCAGGAAGATTCGTGCTCGTATGACTGACATTATTACCAACGAAGTTAGTGGTGCCGATCTAAAGCAGCTAGTTAACAAACTTGCTCTGGACTCAATTGCGAAAGACATTGAAAAAAGCTGTCAGCGCATATATCCGTTACATGATGTTTACATTCGTAAAGTCAAGGTATTGAAGAAACCGCGCTTCGACGTCTCAAAGCTTCTGGAACTACATGGCGATGGTGGTGGCAAATCCGTGGAAGCCGTTGTTTCCTCCGAGGGAGCCGTAATCGACCGCCCCGAAGGTTATGAGCCCCCAGTACAGGAAGctgtttaa